CAACAAGTGCAAGAGCTTTTGAGGCCCTGAAAAGGTTCAAACAGCCCCTGGGGCTTATCCCAAGTTCGAGGAACTTAGATTCCCTTGTTTTTGCAGCAATCTTAAGAATGTATTCCATAAGGCTTTTGTCAATATGCACTTTTTCAGCAGCCTTCTGAAGACCGAGAATATCCTCAGCATCAAGAACAGGAGTTAAATCATCAAGCGGGGAGGATGAACTGTGGGATGAAAGTATCTTCATCTCCTGTTCTAAATCAGGATATCCTATTTTTACCCGCATAAGAAAACGGTCAAGCTGTGATTCAGGAAGAGGGTAGGTTCCTTCAAATTCTGTTGGGTTCTGTGTGGCAAGAACTATGAAAGGATTGGGGAGATTGTGAGTCGTTCCATCCACTGACACCTGGAAGTCGTTCATTGCTTCAAGTAGACTGCTTTGAGTCCTTGGAGTTGCTCTGTTTATTTCGTCGGCAAGAATGACGCTGGCAAATATTGGTCCAGGTTTAAAGAGTAACTGTCCACTTTGCTGTTGGAATATAGAGATACCAATAATATCCCCGGGGAGGAGGTCGGGCGTAAACTGTATTCTCTGGAAACTGCAGTCTATGGATTTTGCAAGTGCCCTTGCAAGCGTTGTTTTCCCTACACCGGGAACATCTTCAATTAACACATGTCCCCGTGCAATAAGCCCGACAATTACGAGCTTAACGCATTCACGCTTTCCGATGAGGACTCTCTCAATGTTGTCAATGAGAGCTTCAATTTTTATATTACTATCCATTGCTTGAATATTAATAATGGGTTATTAATTATATAAATTAAACTATTAAAGCAAGTTTTCAAAAAAATGATATGTCTTATTTAAGAAAAAGGAGATAGGTGATGGGGAAAGAGATAGAAGCAAACGAAGGCAATTTTGAAGTTGAGGTTTTAAAATCTGCTGTTCCTGTGCTGGTGGATTTCTGGGCAACATGGTGTGGACCCTGCAAGATGGTTGCTCCCATAGTATCTGAAATCGCAAACGAATATGACGGAAAGATAAAAGTTGCGAAAGTTAATGTTGATGATAACCAGTCATTAGCAATGAAGTACGGTATCAGAAGCATCCCTTCATTACTCCTCTTCAAGGGTGGACAGGTTGTAGACCAGATTATAGGAGCGCAACCTAAGACAGCGCTTTCAGTTATGATAGATAAGCATCTGTAATAAAAAGAAAGGGGCACATTTTTAATGTGCCCCTTTCTTGTATTCTTATTTTCTTATATCAGGTTCCCATTTCCCATGAATTAAGGTATTTTTCCTGCTGAGGTGTGAGCTTATCAATTTTTATTCCCATTGAAATGAGTTTGAGTCTTGCTATCTCTTTATCAATCGATTCAGGCATAGGATAGACTTTTTTCTCAAGCTTTGACGCATTCTTGACAAGGTATTCAACACCTAGGGATTGATTGGCAAAACTCATATCCATGACGCTTGACGGATGTCCTTCAGCAGCAGCAAGATTAATAAGCCTTCCTTCTCCCAGTATGTTTATCTTCCTGCCATTTTTAAGGGTGTATTCTTCGACGAAGGGCCTTATGTTTCTTTTCTTCTTCTTCATTTTCTCAAGAGCTTCAAGATTTATCTCTACATTGAAATGCCCTGAATTTGCAACAATTGCTCCGTCCTTCATTGCATTGAAATGATGTACATCTATTACATGGATATCGCCGGTAAGGGTTATGAACATATCTCCTATTTTTGCCGCCTCATTCATAGTCATAACATCAAATCCGTCCATAACAGCCTCAATCGCCTTAATTGGATCGATTTCAGTGACTATTACTCTTGCACCCATGCCTCTTGCTCTCATTGCAACTCCTCTGCCGCACCATCCATAACCTGCCACTACAAAGCGAGATCCAGCCATCAGCCTGTTGGTGGCTCTCAGCATGCCGTCTATCGAGCTTTGTCCGGTGCCGTAGCGGTTGTCGAATAAGTGCTTTGTCTGGGCGTCGTTCACAGAGAATATCGGATACTGGAGAACGCCCTTTGCTGCCATACTGCGGAGCCTGATGACTCCTGTTGTTGTTTCTTCAGTCCCTCCAAGAATTTTTGGAAGGAGATTTTTCCTTTTAGAGAGTATTTCAGACACAAGGTCTGCGCCGTCATCCATTGTAATAACCGGGTTCGAATCAAGTACGCTGTTAATGTGGCTGTAATAAGTTTTCTTGTCCTCTCCCTTTATGGCAAACACCGGAATGCCATGTGATTTTACCAAAGCTGCCGCGACATCATCCTGCGTGCTTAAGGGATTTGATGCACAGAGAAATGTTTTTGCACCTCCTGCTTTTAGGGCAACCATCAATGCTGCTGTTTCAGTGGTTACGTGAAGGCAAGCCGCTATGTTCAGGCCTTTTAATGGTTTTTCCTTTGCAAACCTTTTGGTTATCTGGTCAAGCACAGGCATATTCTGGAAAGCCCATTCCATCCTGCAGTCACCAAGTTTTGAAAGCTTCAAGTCTTTTACGTGGTATTTCAACATATTCCTCCTGTCTTTTTAGAAACTCAGAACTCTATTTAGTTATGTCTTATGTCTATGGTTTTAATTTCGAAGCTGCATCAGTCCGTTCCCAGGTGAACTCCGGATCTAACCTACCGAAATGCCCGTATGCCGCAGTCTTTTTGTATATTGGACGTTTCAGGTCGAGATATTTTATTATACCAGACGGGGTAAGGTCGAAATGTTTCCTTACGAGTTCGATCAGCTTATCCTGAGAAATCTTTCCTGTTCCGAATGTTTCCACCATTATTGAAACCGGTTCGGCAACGCCGATCGCATAAGCGACCTGGACTTCACAATGTGAAGCAAGACCGGAAGCAACAATGTTTTTTGCAATATGTCTTGCCATGTATGCTGCTGAACGGTCAACCTTCGATGGGTCTTTTCCTGAAAATGCACCACCGCCATGATGACCTTTCCCGCCGTAGGTATCTACGATTATTTTCCTTCCCGTAAGTCCGCAATCCCCCATTGGTCCGCCTGTTACAAACCTCCCTGTCGGATTAACATGAATAGTGCAGTCATTCAGGTTAATGAGGTTTGCCGGTATAATAGGCTTTATCACCTTTTCTATGATGTATGGACGCATTTCTTTGGGGGAAATATCAGCACTGTGCTGGGATGAGATAACGATTGTATCTATCCTCTTGGGAATGCCATTTTCATATTCGACTGTGACCTGAGTTTTCCCGTCCGGTCTCAAGAAATTAAGTTCACCGGTTTTTCTTACTTTTGAAAGCTGCATTGCAAGTTTCTGTGCCATTAATATAGGCATTGGCATAAGTTCAGGGGTTTCATTGCATGCATACCCGAACATCATTCCCTGGTCTCCTGCGCCCTGAAGATGCCCCGGCTTTTCATCCACACCCATCGCAATATCTGGAGACTGTTTGTCTATCGACGTTATTACAGAGCATGTGTCGCAATCAAACCCGTATTTCGCTCTGTCATAACCTATTTCCCTCACTGTTTCCCTTACAACAGCAGGTACGTCCACGATGGAATTTGAAGTGATTTCTCCTGCCACAAAGACTATGCCTGTTGTTACTAAAGTTTCACAGGCAACCCTTGAATTAGGGTCGTTTTTCAAGTAGCTGTCAAGAACAGCGTCTGATATCTGGTCTGCTATCTTGTCTGGATGTCCCTCTGTTACTGACTCTGAGGTAAAAAGATAATTATTCTTGCTCACGTTTATTCTCCTGCTTTCTGGTTAAAGGTTTTAGCTCATAGTATAAGTTAAAGTTGTTAGTCAATTAGAAAAAAATCTTCGGGAAATTTTTCACATAGAAAAGTATTAATATGACTTCTGATTTCTTCTGCATTGCTCATAGTAAGGATTCTGGAAACTACATTTTTTGCATCTTCAAGCTTGGAATTGCGCAGTATTCTTTTTATATTTGGTATTGAGATAGGGTTTGTGCTCAGTTCATCAATCTCTAACCCGAGCAGCAGAAAAGCATATATCGGTTCGGCAGCCATTTCACCGCAGAGACAGACAGGTATGTTCATCCTGTGGGCTGATGATACTATGTTGCTTATGAGGCGAAGAATTGCAGGATGAAGCGGTTCATAGAGGTAGGCGACCTTCTCATTTACTCTGTCTATGGCAAGGCAATACTGTATAAGGTCATTTGTTCCAATGCTGAAAAAATTTACTTCTCTGGCAAGAATGTCTGCAATAATTGCGGCCGTGGGAACTTCTATCATTATTCCAACTTCAATGTTGTCATTGAATTGTTTTCCCTCACTTTGCAGTTCTTTTCTGCATTCATTAAGGATACTTTTTGCGCTTCTAAGTTCTCCAATTCCTGATATCATCGGGAATAGAATTCTTAGATTGCCAAAATGGCTTGCCCTCAGAATAGCACGGAGCTGGGTTTTAAAAAGTTCCGGTTGCTCAAGACAGAAGCGTATAGCACGAAGCCCCATTGCAGGGTTAAGTTCCTCCGCCATCTGCATTTGGGATAAATACTTGTCTCCGCCAAGATCAAATGTCCTGATGGTGACAGGCTTTGGATACATCGTTTCAGCCAGTTTTCTGTAGTTGTTGAACTGTTCCTCTTCATCAGGGGTTGTCAATCTGTTGAGATATAGGAATTCGGTCCGGTAAAGGCCGATTCCGTCAGCTCCGTAACTATCAACGGCTATAGCTTCTTCAGGGAGTTCAATATTGGCAAATATCTTAAGTTTAAACCCGTCAGCGGTTTCTGCAGGAAGATCATGAAGCGATAAAAAAGTCTTTTGGAGTTCATCAAATTTTCTTTTCTTTTCTTCATATTTCTGAAGTGTGAGTTCATCCGGATTGATTATTACATCCCCTGAATTTGCATCAATAATGAGACGATCGCCGCTCTGGATTTTAGTTGTTGCATTTTTTAACCCAACAACAGCAGGTATCTCAAGGCTTCTTGCCATTATGGCTGTATGACTGGTTTTCCCTCCTACATCGGTTGCAAAACCAAGTATGGTTTCTTTGTGCATTAACGCAGTATCCGCAGGCGCCAGATCATGAGCGATTACTATGACAGGCTTTTTTATATCGCTAATACCTATATGTGAAACACCGGCAAGGTTGGAAAGTATCCTGCTCCTGATATTTCCTATGTCGGTTTTTCTTTCCTTCAGGTATTCATCATCAAAACCGGAGAATATCTCTATCAATTCGCTTATTGCCTCATCAAGAGCCCATTCGCAGTTGATTTTCTGTCCTTTTATTCTTTTTATAGTTTTATCTCGAACAGTTTCATCTTTAAGCATCAGGATCTTAGCTTCGAAGATAAGTGCATGCTGATATCCAAGTTTTTCCTCAACGCGGGATTTGATCTCTTCAAGCTGATGTACGGAAACTTCCACAGCTGTATCAAGGCGCGCAATTTCCTTCTCTATATCATTTCCACTGATATTATGTTTGGGTACATGATTAATCGTCTGGTCGAGGATAAATGCCTCGCCAATTACGATCCCAGATGTAACAGCAATCCCTTTTATAAAGTCATCCATGTTTTCTGATGGTTAAATACTGTATTGACCCAAAAAAATATATTTCTCATACGTTTTAGAGAAAATTGCAAGGGCAATCTATTCTTCTCCGAATTTATTATGCACAAGCTCCTGTATGGCACTAATTGCTGATTCACTGTCCGTACCGGTTGCTGTTACTGTTACCGAATTCCCTTTGGCTGCTGCAAGCATCATCACTCCCATAATACTCTTACCATTAATTGATTGGCCATCCTTTTCAATCTCTATTTTTGATGAAAACTTGTTGGTAAGTTTCACCAAGGTAGCTGCGGCTCTTGCATGCAAACCAAGTTTGTTCCTGATAATAAGCTTAACCACTTTTTTTTCCAAGTTCCCCCCCTTATAATAAAGGAAAAATATATTCCCAGATTAAACACAAGAGTAAGATTATATATATTACTGCTTTGGCTGAGATGTTTTTTGAGAGTAAAAAATAAATAAGATGAAACGCTGAAAGCACTATTAACATGTTAAATAGAAATCCTGAATCAATAAATTTAAACGTTGTACTCCTGCATATCAACGGAATACAGACTCCAAGAAGGATTGCCATAAGCATTTTTGCCTCATTGAGCACATGATATAAATTCATTCTTCTAACATCAAAAATAATGTCCTTCCCTGATTTATAACCTGCAAATGCGCCATAGAATCTAAATCCCAGGCTGAAGATGTTGTATAGTATCAGGAATAAGAATGCTGAGAGGATTGATTCGCGAAGTGCAACTATAAGGGCTATAACCGAGACAAGAGGTCTGAGAGTTGCCCAAAAAACCGAATCACCTATAGCGCCAAACGGCCCCATGAGGGAAGCTTTGATAGAATCAGGGTCGTCTTTAGATACATTATTAAGGGAAAGATCTTCTTCGCATTTAACGACTGCTCCTGCAATAGCAGAAGAAAAATATGGGTTTGTATTGAAAAAATCTATATGTTTTAAAAACATTTTGTTCAATGTGCTTGGGCTTGAAGCTATTTTTTTCAGGGCTCCTGAAATGGTATAGAGAAAACCAAGAGACTGCATTTTATTGAAATTCCAGCTTGCCTGAATGAAAAGGGACCGCAAAGCAATTAATGAAATATCAAAAAATGTTATATTTCTTTTATTATCCATATCTGAGCATCAATAAAATTATTATTATCTGAACACAGGCACCGGCTATAAAATAATAATAAAACTTCTTTATCAGAAGGTTTTTCAGTATGACTGCTACTCCTATTACCGGGAGGAGCCTGAATAGGTGCGAAAAAGAGGAAATGATTTCCTTTGGAAGATGAGTTAAAATATTTGGCAACAATAAGATCAGAAATGACAATGAGACTGCCAAGAACACCATGTTTTTTAAAAAGAAGAAAAGTATTCCGCCAAGGTTGTATACCCCTATTAAAGACAGGTCGTCTCTTTTGATAGCTTTGATTGCTGCTTCAACCCAGATGTAGTTATTCTTCCTTACGAGCATATCAGCTTTTTCTTCGATGGAAAGCAAAGGGATTACGCATAAAAAAACAGCTCCGCATATAGACATGCTTGTAATGCCGCTCATTTCAGGGAATTGCATAATTATTATTGATGCAGAAGTGATAAGTATTGCAGCTACAGAGGCATTGGGGACTATGGCTGCACCTATCTGCAGTGATGGCAACCATATGAGCTGAGTTGCAGCTCCAACATGCAGACCGAGAATGGGATTACCGAGAAAATAGCCGATTATTGGTGACGCAACTATTGGCTGTGAAATCATCAGCTGGAGAACGGCTGTGCGGTCAAGAGCTATTATGCTTCCCAATATAACAGCAACAATTATTTCATTTATCATAGTCTACTAATGGTTATAAAAACTATTTCATGCAGAAAACTATTCCAGAAGGTGCTTCTTGGCAAAAAGTTCTTTAAGGTTTTTTTGTTTCTCTCCA
The sequence above is drawn from the Candidatus Schekmanbacteria bacterium genome and encodes:
- a CDS encoding methionine adenosyltransferase, encoding MSKNNYLFTSESVTEGHPDKIADQISDAVLDSYLKNDPNSRVACETLVTTGIVFVAGEITSNSIVDVPAVVRETVREIGYDRAKYGFDCDTCSVITSIDKQSPDIAMGVDEKPGHLQGAGDQGMMFGYACNETPELMPMPILMAQKLAMQLSKVRKTGELNFLRPDGKTQVTVEYENGIPKRIDTIVISSQHSADISPKEMRPYIIEKVIKPIIPANLINLNDCTIHVNPTGRFVTGGPMGDCGLTGRKIIVDTYGGKGHHGGGAFSGKDPSKVDRSAAYMARHIAKNIVASGLASHCEVQVAYAIGVAEPVSIMVETFGTGKISQDKLIELVRKHFDLTPSGIIKYLDLKRPIYKKTAAYGHFGRLDPEFTWERTDAASKLKP
- the trxA gene encoding thioredoxin, with amino-acid sequence MGKEIEANEGNFEVEVLKSAVPVLVDFWATWCGPCKMVAPIVSEIANEYDGKIKVAKVNVDDNQSLAMKYGIRSIPSLLLFKGGQVVDQIIGAQPKTALSVMIDKHL
- a CDS encoding HPr family phosphocarrier protein, producing the protein MEKKVVKLIIRNKLGLHARAAATLVKLTNKFSSKIEIEKDGQSINGKSIMGVMMLAAAKGNSVTVTATGTDSESAISAIQELVHNKFGEE
- a CDS encoding PTS sugar transporter subunit IIC; the encoded protein is MINEIIVAVILGSIIALDRTAVLQLMISQPIVASPIIGYFLGNPILGLHVGAATQLIWLPSLQIGAAIVPNASVAAILITSASIIIMQFPEMSGITSMSICGAVFLCVIPLLSIEEKADMLVRKNNYIWVEAAIKAIKRDDLSLIGVYNLGGILFFFLKNMVFLAVSLSFLILLLPNILTHLPKEIISSFSHLFRLLPVIGVAVILKNLLIKKFYYYFIAGACVQIIIILLMLRYG
- a CDS encoding PTS system mannose/fructose/sorbose family transporter subunit IID produces the protein MDNKRNITFFDISLIALRSLFIQASWNFNKMQSLGFLYTISGALKKIASSPSTLNKMFLKHIDFFNTNPYFSSAIAGAVVKCEEDLSLNNVSKDDPDSIKASLMGPFGAIGDSVFWATLRPLVSVIALIVALRESILSAFLFLILYNIFSLGFRFYGAFAGYKSGKDIIFDVRRMNLYHVLNEAKMLMAILLGVCIPLICRSTTFKFIDSGFLFNMLIVLSAFHLIYFLLSKNISAKAVIYIILLLCLIWEYIFPLL
- a CDS encoding AAA family ATPase encodes the protein MDSNIKIEALIDNIERVLIGKRECVKLVIVGLIARGHVLIEDVPGVGKTTLARALAKSIDCSFQRIQFTPDLLPGDIIGISIFQQQSGQLLFKPGPIFASVILADEINRATPRTQSSLLEAMNDFQVSVDGTTHNLPNPFIVLATQNPTEFEGTYPLPESQLDRFLMRVKIGYPDLEQEMKILSSHSSSSPLDDLTPVLDAEDILGLQKAAEKVHIDKSLMEYILKIAAKTRESKFLELGISPRGCLNLFRASKALALVEKRNFCIPDDIKKLTLPVLLHRLITKNGRNLGVTQDAQEILLDILEELPIPE
- a CDS encoding adenosylhomocysteinase, encoding MKYHVKDLKLSKLGDCRMEWAFQNMPVLDQITKRFAKEKPLKGLNIAACLHVTTETAALMVALKAGGAKTFLCASNPLSTQDDVAAALVKSHGIPVFAIKGEDKKTYYSHINSVLDSNPVITMDDGADLVSEILSKRKNLLPKILGGTEETTTGVIRLRSMAAKGVLQYPIFSVNDAQTKHLFDNRYGTGQSSIDGMLRATNRLMAGSRFVVAGYGWCGRGVAMRARGMGARVIVTEIDPIKAIEAVMDGFDVMTMNEAAKIGDMFITLTGDIHVIDVHHFNAMKDGAIVANSGHFNVEINLEALEKMKKKKRNIRPFVEEYTLKNGRKINILGEGRLINLAAAEGHPSSVMDMSFANQSLGVEYLVKNASKLEKKVYPMPESIDKEIARLKLISMGIKIDKLTPQQEKYLNSWEMGT
- the ptsP gene encoding phosphoenolpyruvate--protein phosphotransferase; this translates as MDDFIKGIAVTSGIVIGEAFILDQTINHVPKHNISGNDIEKEIARLDTAVEVSVHQLEEIKSRVEEKLGYQHALIFEAKILMLKDETVRDKTIKRIKGQKINCEWALDEAISELIEIFSGFDDEYLKERKTDIGNIRSRILSNLAGVSHIGISDIKKPVIVIAHDLAPADTALMHKETILGFATDVGGKTSHTAIMARSLEIPAVVGLKNATTKIQSGDRLIIDANSGDVIINPDELTLQKYEEKKRKFDELQKTFLSLHDLPAETADGFKLKIFANIELPEEAIAVDSYGADGIGLYRTEFLYLNRLTTPDEEEQFNNYRKLAETMYPKPVTIRTFDLGGDKYLSQMQMAEELNPAMGLRAIRFCLEQPELFKTQLRAILRASHFGNLRILFPMISGIGELRSAKSILNECRKELQSEGKQFNDNIEVGIMIEVPTAAIIADILAREVNFFSIGTNDLIQYCLAIDRVNEKVAYLYEPLHPAILRLISNIVSSAHRMNIPVCLCGEMAAEPIYAFLLLGLEIDELSTNPISIPNIKRILRNSKLEDAKNVVSRILTMSNAEEIRSHINTFLCEKFPEDFFLID